Proteins from a genomic interval of Quercus lobata isolate SW786 chromosome 11, ValleyOak3.0 Primary Assembly, whole genome shotgun sequence:
- the LOC115966817 gene encoding uncharacterized protein LOC115966817, which yields MGFTIAQGLMLVLLIASTIAVSLALPYGNCNDTHTSNKIMVGDHHNWIYGFNYTKWAFKHGPFYLYDTLVFNYDPSTPNTFPHNVYLLPNYESFIKCDFTNA from the exons ATGGGTTTCACAATTGCACAAGGACTCATGCTAGTGTTGTTAATTGCTTCCACAATAGCAGTTAGCTTAGCCTTGCCATATGGGAATTGCAATGATACACATACTTCCAACAAGATCATGGTGGGTGACCACCACAACTGGATATATGGCTTTAACTACACCAAATGGGCATTCAAACATGGCCCTTTCTACCTATATGACACTCTAG TTTTCAACTATGATCCATCAACTCCAAACACATTTCCTCACAATGTTTACTTGCTACCAAACTACGAGAGCTTCATTAAATGTGACTTTACAAATGCCTAG